A window of the Cicer arietinum cultivar CDC Frontier isolate Library 1 chromosome 6, Cicar.CDCFrontier_v2.0, whole genome shotgun sequence genome harbors these coding sequences:
- the LOC101506543 gene encoding glycolate oxidase 1-like isoform X2: MDVSKIDLTTNVLGFNISMPIMIAPTALQKMAHPQGEYATARAASVAGTIMTLSSWASSSVEEVSSTGPGIRFLQLYVFKDRSMVTQLLRRAENAGFKAIVLTADSPVIGRREASIKNRSTLPSYVRWKNFEGMDLEKLDKTNNSAHTSVVNGLYDQSLTWKDVTWLQTLTSLPIIVKGVLTAEDTRLAIQAGAAGIIVSNHGARQLDYVPATIMALEEVVQAAEGRVPIFMDGGVRRGTDVFKALALGASGVFIGRPVVFSLAADGEAGVRKVLEMLHGELEITMALCGCPSLKDITRDHVVTEWDRPRIAPKL; the protein is encoded by the exons ATGGATGTAAGCAAAATAGACTTAACAACAAATGTATTGGGCTTCAACATATCAATGCCTATCATGATTGCTCCTACGGCCCTGCAGAAAATGGCTCACCCTCAAG GAGAATATGCTACTGCTAGAGCAGCATCAGTAGCTGGCACCATCATG ACACTATCCTCATGGGCTAGTTCTAGTGTTGAAGAGGTTTCTTCAACAGGACCTGGCATTCGTTTCCTCCAACTCTAT GTGTTTAAAGACAGAAGTATGGTTACTCAGCTATTAAGAAGAGCTGAAAATGCTGGTTTCAAGGCAATTGTCCTTACTGCAGACTCTCCGGTTATTGGTCGTAGGGAGGCAAGCATAAAAAACAG ATCTACATTGCCATCATATGTGAGATGGAAGAATTTTGAAGGCATGGATCTTGAAAAGTTGGATAAG ACTAATAACTCTGCTCACACATCTGTTGTTAATGGGCTATATGATCAATCACTTACCTGGAAG GATGTAACATGGCTTCAAACATTAACCTCACTTCCAATCATAGTGAAGGGTGTACTTACTGCTGAAGATA CAAGGTTAGCTATACAAGCTGGTGCAGCTGGAATCATAGTTTCCAATCACGGTGCGCGCCAACTTGACTATGTCCCTGCAACTATTATGGCTTTGGAAGAG GTTGTGCAAGCTGCAGAAGGAAGAGTTCCTATTTTTATGGACGGTGGGGTCCGCCGAGGGACAGATGTTTTCAAAGCATTGGCTCTTGGAGCATCTGGTGTATTT ATTGGAAGGCCTGTGGTGTTTTCATTGGCAGCTGATGGTGAAGCTGGTGTAAGAAAAGTACTTGAGATGCTTCATGGTGAGCTTGAAATAACCATGGCACTCTGTGGTTGCCCTTCACTTAAGGACATAACTCGTGACCATGTTGTGACAGAGTGGGACCGTCCAAGAATTGCTCCTAAGTTATGA
- the LOC101505901 gene encoding deoxyhypusine synthase isoform X2, with protein MVDVIVTTTGGIEEDLIKCLAPTYKGDFSLPGAHLRSKGLNRIGNLLVPNDNYCKFEDWIIPIFDQMLREQNNENVLWTPSKLIARLGKEINDESSYLYWAYKNNIPVFCPGLTDGSLGDMLYFHSFHNPGLIVDIVRDIRAVNGEAVHANPRKTGIIILGGGLPKHHICNANMMRNGADYAVFINTAQEFDGSDSGARPDEAVSWGKIRGSAKTVKVHCDATIAFPLLVAETFASKTKRHH; from the exons GTTGATGTGATTGTTACAACTACAGGTGGTATCGAAGAAGATCTCATAAAGTGCCTTGCACCTACATATAAAGGAGATTTCTCTTTGCCTGGAGCTCATCTTCGCTCAAAAGGATTGAATCGAATTGGTAATTTATTGGTCCCTAATGACAATTATTGCAAATTCGAGGACTGGATTATTCCTATTTTTGATCAAATGTTGAGGGAACAAAATAATgag AATGTTCTGTGGACACCGTCCAAGCTAATAGCTCGATTGGGAAAAGAAATTAACGACGAAAGCTCCTACCTTTACTGGGCATACAAG AATAATATTCCAGTTTTTTGTCCTGGATTAACTGATGGCTCATTGGGTGACATGCTGTACTTCCATTCCTTCCACAACCCTGGTCTGATTGTGGACATAGTGCGAG ATATAAGGGCTGTGAATGGTGAAGCTGTACATGCAAATCCTAGGAAGACAGgcataattattttaggaggtGGTCTTCCAAAACATCACATTTGCAATGCCAATATGATGCGCAATGGGGCAGACTATGCGGTTTTTATTAACACTGCTCAAGAATTTGATGGAAGTGATTCTGGAGCTCGTCCAGATGAGGCTGTTTCATGGGGGAAAATACGAGGATCAGCTAAAACTGTTAAG GTACATTGTGATGCAACAATAGCTTTCCCTCTTCTGGTTGCTGAAACATTTGCCTCAAAAACGAAACGTCACCATTGA
- the LOC101506543 gene encoding glycolate oxidase-like isoform X3 produces MNITNVSEYEAIAKEKLSKMIYDYYASGAEDQWTLRENRNAFSRILFKPRILMDVSKIDLTTNVLGFNISMPIMIAPTALQKMAHPQGEYATARAASVAGTIMTLSSWASSSVEEVSSTGPGIRFLQLYVFKDRSMVTQLLRRAENAGFKAIVLTADSPVIGRREASIKNRSTLPSYVRWKNFEGMDLEKLDKTNNSAHTSVVNGLYDQSLTWKDVTWLQTLTSLPIIVKGVLTAEDTRLAIQAGAAGIIVSNHGARQLDYVPATIMALEEV; encoded by the exons ATGAATATAACGAATGTCAGCGAGTATGAAGCAATTGCAAAGGAAAAGTTGTCGAAGATGATTTATGATTACTATGCATCAGGGGCAGAGGATCAATGGACTTTGAGAGAGAATCGAAATGCATTTTCAAGAATTCT GTTTAAGCCTCGTATTCTTATGGATGTAAGCAAAATAGACTTAACAACAAATGTATTGGGCTTCAACATATCAATGCCTATCATGATTGCTCCTACGGCCCTGCAGAAAATGGCTCACCCTCAAG GAGAATATGCTACTGCTAGAGCAGCATCAGTAGCTGGCACCATCATG ACACTATCCTCATGGGCTAGTTCTAGTGTTGAAGAGGTTTCTTCAACAGGACCTGGCATTCGTTTCCTCCAACTCTAT GTGTTTAAAGACAGAAGTATGGTTACTCAGCTATTAAGAAGAGCTGAAAATGCTGGTTTCAAGGCAATTGTCCTTACTGCAGACTCTCCGGTTATTGGTCGTAGGGAGGCAAGCATAAAAAACAG ATCTACATTGCCATCATATGTGAGATGGAAGAATTTTGAAGGCATGGATCTTGAAAAGTTGGATAAG ACTAATAACTCTGCTCACACATCTGTTGTTAATGGGCTATATGATCAATCACTTACCTGGAAG GATGTAACATGGCTTCAAACATTAACCTCACTTCCAATCATAGTGAAGGGTGTACTTACTGCTGAAGATA CAAGGTTAGCTATACAAGCTGGTGCAGCTGGAATCATAGTTTCCAATCACGGTGCGCGCCAACTTGACTATGTCCCTGCAACTATTATGGCTTTGGAAGAGGTCTGA
- the LOC101506877 gene encoding glycolate oxidase 1-like yields MDLITNVTEFEAIAKEKLPKMIYDYYASGAEDQWTLKENRNAFSRILFRPRILRDVSKIDLTTNVLGFNISMPIMIAPTAMQKMAHLEGEYATARAASAAGTIMTLSSWATSSVEEVASTGPGIRFFQLYVVKDRNVVTQLVRRAESAGFKAIALTVDTPMLGRREADIKNRFTMPPHLVLKNFEGLDLGKLDKTDDSGLASYVSGQVDRSLNWKDVKWLQTITSLPILVKGVLTSEDTKLAIQAGAAGIIVSNHGARQLDYVPATITALDEVVKAAEGKIPVFLDGGVRRGTDVFKALALGASGVFIGRPVVFSLAADGENGVRKVLQILRDEFELTMALCGCRSLKEITRNHVVTEWDSPRVAPRL; encoded by the exons ATGGATTTGATAACAAATGTTACTGAGTTTGAAGCAATTGCTAAAGAAAAATTGCCAAAGATGATTTATGATTACTATGCATCAGGGGCAGAGGATCAATGGACTTTGAAAGAGAATCGAAATGCATTCTCAAGGATTCT GTTTAGACCACGTATTCTAAGGGATGTAAGCAAAATAGACTTGACAACAAATGTATTAGGCTTCAACATATCAATGCCTATCATGATTGCTCCTACGGCCATGCAAAAGATGGCTCACCTTGAAG GAGAATACGCTACTGCTAGAGCAGCATCAGCTGCTGGCACCATCATG ACACTATCCTCATGGGCTACTTCCAGTGTTGAGGAAGTTGCTTCAACAGGACCTGGCATTCGCTTTTTCCAACTCTAC GTGGTTAAAGATAGAAATGTGGTTACTCAGCTTGTGAGAAGAGCTGAATCTGCCGGTTTCAAGGCAATTGCCCTTACTGTGGACACTCCAATGCTTGGTCGCAGGGAGGCTGATATTAAAAACAG ATTTACAATGCCACCACACCTTGTATTGAAAAACTTTGAAGGATTGGATCTTGGGAAGCTGGATAAG ACTGATGACTCTGGTCTAGCCTCTTATGTTTCTGGCCAAGTTGACCGATCACTCAATTGGAAG GATGTGAAATGGCTCCAAACAATCACCTCATTGCCAATTTTAGTGAAGGGTGTACTCACTTCTGAAGATA CTAAGTTGGCTATACAAGCTGGAGCTGCTGGAATAATTGTTTCGAATCACGGTGCTCGCCAACTTGACTATGTCCCTGCAACTATTACAGCTTTAGATGAG GTTGTGAAAGCTGCAGAAGGAAAAATTCCTGTTTTTCTGGATGGTGGAGTCCGTCGAGGGACCGATGTTTTTAAAGCACTTGCTCTCGGAGCATCTGGTGTATTT ATTGGAAGACCAGTGGTGTTCTCATTGGCTGCTGATGGTGAAAATGGTGTGAGGAAAGTACTACAAATACTTCGCGATGAGTTTGAACTAACTATGGCACTATGCGGTTGCCGTTCACTCAAGGAGATAACTCGCAACCATGTTGTGACAGAGTGGGACAGTCCGAGAGTTGCTCCCAGGTTATGA
- the LOC101506213 gene encoding uncharacterized protein yields MASSITKGSASSFSFSEHWLLMVATALICGIVGYIIYDAIMATASELLQRLLVISPLLLIILVHWLSTGSQLNFPIPGSEPSAIHRAGGSPWGVAFVLMLLFFLISYQPSLHDLIS; encoded by the coding sequence ATGGCTTCTTCAATAACAAAAGGATCAGCTTCAAGTTTCAGCTTCTCAGAACACTGGCTTTTGATGGTAGCCACTGCTCTCATTTGTGGAATTGTTGGATACATAATCTATGATGCAATAATGGCTACTGCATCAGAGTTGTTGCAACGTTTGTTGGTAATTTCTCCATTGCTCTTAATCATCCTTGTTCACTGGCTCTCCACTGGTAGCCAGTTAAACTTTCCAATTCCAGGATCTGAACCAAGTGCCATCCATAGAGCTGGTGGTTCCCCTTGGGGTGTTGCCTTTGTCCTTATGTTGCTTTTCTTTCTTATTTCCTACCAACCTTCCCTGCATGACCTTATTTCTTAG
- the LOC101506543 gene encoding glycolate oxidase-like isoform X1 — MNITNVSEYEAIAKEKLSKMIYDYYASGAEDQWTLRENRNAFSRILFKPRILMDVSKIDLTTNVLGFNISMPIMIAPTALQKMAHPQGEYATARAASVAGTIMTLSSWASSSVEEVSSTGPGIRFLQLYVFKDRSMVTQLLRRAENAGFKAIVLTADSPVIGRREASIKNRSTLPSYVRWKNFEGMDLEKLDKTNNSAHTSVVNGLYDQSLTWKDVTWLQTLTSLPIIVKGVLTAEDTRLAIQAGAAGIIVSNHGARQLDYVPATIMALEEVVQAAEGRVPIFMDGGVRRGTDVFKALALGASGVFIGRPVVFSLAADGEAGVRKVLEMLHGELEITMALCGCPSLKDITRDHVVTEWDRPRIAPKL, encoded by the exons ATGAATATAACGAATGTCAGCGAGTATGAAGCAATTGCAAAGGAAAAGTTGTCGAAGATGATTTATGATTACTATGCATCAGGGGCAGAGGATCAATGGACTTTGAGAGAGAATCGAAATGCATTTTCAAGAATTCT GTTTAAGCCTCGTATTCTTATGGATGTAAGCAAAATAGACTTAACAACAAATGTATTGGGCTTCAACATATCAATGCCTATCATGATTGCTCCTACGGCCCTGCAGAAAATGGCTCACCCTCAAG GAGAATATGCTACTGCTAGAGCAGCATCAGTAGCTGGCACCATCATG ACACTATCCTCATGGGCTAGTTCTAGTGTTGAAGAGGTTTCTTCAACAGGACCTGGCATTCGTTTCCTCCAACTCTAT GTGTTTAAAGACAGAAGTATGGTTACTCAGCTATTAAGAAGAGCTGAAAATGCTGGTTTCAAGGCAATTGTCCTTACTGCAGACTCTCCGGTTATTGGTCGTAGGGAGGCAAGCATAAAAAACAG ATCTACATTGCCATCATATGTGAGATGGAAGAATTTTGAAGGCATGGATCTTGAAAAGTTGGATAAG ACTAATAACTCTGCTCACACATCTGTTGTTAATGGGCTATATGATCAATCACTTACCTGGAAG GATGTAACATGGCTTCAAACATTAACCTCACTTCCAATCATAGTGAAGGGTGTACTTACTGCTGAAGATA CAAGGTTAGCTATACAAGCTGGTGCAGCTGGAATCATAGTTTCCAATCACGGTGCGCGCCAACTTGACTATGTCCCTGCAACTATTATGGCTTTGGAAGAG GTTGTGCAAGCTGCAGAAGGAAGAGTTCCTATTTTTATGGACGGTGGGGTCCGCCGAGGGACAGATGTTTTCAAAGCATTGGCTCTTGGAGCATCTGGTGTATTT ATTGGAAGGCCTGTGGTGTTTTCATTGGCAGCTGATGGTGAAGCTGGTGTAAGAAAAGTACTTGAGATGCTTCATGGTGAGCTTGAAATAACCATGGCACTCTGTGGTTGCCCTTCACTTAAGGACATAACTCGTGACCATGTTGTGACAGAGTGGGACCGTCCAAGAATTGCTCCTAAGTTATGA